Proteins encoded within one genomic window of Natator depressus isolate rNatDep1 chromosome 1, rNatDep2.hap1, whole genome shotgun sequence:
- the SLC5A3 gene encoding sodium/myo-inositol cotransporter has product MRASLETADIAIVTLYFVLVLCIGFFAMWKYNRSTVSGYFLAGRSMTWVAIGASLFVSNIGSEHFIGLAGSGAASGFAVGAWEFNALMLLQLLGWVFIPVYVRSGVYTMPEYLSKRFGGHRIQIYFAALSLILYIFTKLSVDLYSGALFIQESLGWNLYLSVILLIGMTALLTVTGGLVAVIYTDTLQALLMIIGALTLMIISMKEVGGFEEVKRRYMLATPNITSILLTYNLSNTNFCHVHPKPDALKMLREPTDEDIPWPGFLFGQTPASVWYWCADQVIVQRVLAAKNIAHAKGSTLMAGFLKLLPMFIIVIPGMISRILFADDIACISPEHCMQVCGSRAGCSNIAYPRLVMKLVPVGLRGLMMAVMIAALMSDLDSIFNSASTIFTLDVYKLIRKSAPSRELMIVGRVFVAFMVIISIAWVPIIVEMQGGQMYLYIQEVADYLTPPVAALFLLGIFWKRCNEQGAFYGGMVGFILGSIRLILAFIYRVPECNQPDTRPDFIKNIHYMYIATALFWITGIVTITVSLFTPPPTKEQIRTTTFWSLKIRSVKENASKEDPYKVQEKTILKCNENANHILPNGKSEENIKNIKPEDINLLVTCREDSNPVISVSHSEVETPVDCYSNGQVALMGEKKREEETDDRDKHWKFIDWFCGFRSRNMNERAIQDTEEETLCLQMLEETPKVKLLLNIGLFCVCSLGIFMFVYFSL; this is encoded by the coding sequence atgaGGGCTTCTTTGGAAACAGCAGACATTGCCATTGTGACACTGTACTTTGTGCTTGTACTGTGCATAGGCTTTTTTGCCATGTGGAAATACAATCGAAGCACCGTAAGTGGCTACTTCTTGGCAGGCCGTTCTATGACATGGGTAGCTATTGGTGCATCCTTATTTGTGAGCAATATTGGGAGTGAACACTTCATTGGGCTCGCAGGATCTGGAGCAGCAAGTGGATTTGCAGTAGGTGCATGGGAGTTCAACGCCTTAATGCTTTTACAGCTTTTAGGATGGGTCTTCATCCCAGTCTACGTACGGTCAGGAGTATATACCATGCCTGAATACTTGTCCAAACGTTTTGGAGGACATAGAATTCAAATATATTTTGCGGCGTTGTCTTTGATTCTTTATATCTTCACCAAACTTTCTGTTGACTTGTATTCAGGTGCACTCTTTATTCAAGAATCTCTAGGTTGGAACCTTTATTTGTCAGTTATCCTGCTTATTGGAATGACTGCTTTGTTGACTGTGACTGGAGGTCTTGTGGCTGTCATCTACACAGACACTCTTCAAGCTCTGCTTATGATTATTGGTGCCCTCACACTCATGATCATAAGTATGAAGGAGGTTGGTGGGTTTGAAGAAGTTAAAAGAAGGTATATGTTGGCAACACCAAATATTACGTCAATCTTGTTAACCTACAATCTTTCCAATACCAACTTTTGTCATGTCCATCCAAAGCCTGATGCTCTTAAAATGTTGCGTGAGCCAACAGATGAAGATATTCCCTGGCCTGGATTTCTGTTTGGGCAGACCCCGGCTTCTGTATGGTACTGGTGTGCTGACCAAGTCATAGTTCAGAGGGTTTTAGCTGCAAAAAATATTGCTCATGCCAAAGGATCCACACTAATGGCAGGTTTTTTAAAGCTGTTGCCTATGTTTATTATAGTTATCCCAGGGATGATTTCACGTATactgtttgcagatgacattgcCTGTATCAGTCCCGAACACTGCATGCAAGTCTGTGGAAGCAGAGCTGGATGCTCTAACATTGCCTATCCACGTTTGGTGATGAAACTTGTACCAGTTGGTCTGCGGGGACTTATGATGGCTGTAATGATTGCTGCACTAATGAGTGACTTGGACTCAATATTTAACAGTGCCAGCACTATATTTACACTTGATGTCTACAAACTCATACGCAAGAGTGCCCCATCTAGAGAACTAATGATTGTAGGAAGAGTGTTTGTCGCTTTCATGGTAATTATAAGCATTGCCTGGGTTCCAATAATTGTGGAAATGCAAGGAGGCCAGATGTATCTCTATATACAAGAGGTAGCAGATTATTTGACTCCACCAGTGGCTGCACTGTTTCTATTGGGTATCTTTTGGAAGCGTTGCAACGAACAAGGGGCATTCTATGGTGGAATGGTTGGGTTTATTCTTGGGTCTATAAGGCTGATATTGGCGTTTATTTATCGTGTCCCTGAGTGTAACCAGCCTGATACTAGGCCAGACTTCATCAAAAATATCCATTATATGTATATTGCTACTGCTCTGTTTTGGATCACTGGAATTGTGACTATTACAGTAAGCCTCTTTACACCACCACCCACAAAGGAACAGATTCGAACAACCACTTTCTGGTCTCTAAAAATCAGGTCTGTAAAAGAAAATGCTTCAAAAGAGGATCCATATAAGGTACAAGAAAAAACCATCTTGAAATGTAATGAAAATGCCAATCATATCTTGCCAAATGGTAAATctgaagaaaatattaaaaatattaaacctGAGGATATAAATCTTCTAGTTACTTGCAGAGAAGACAGCAACCCAGTGATTTCTGTAAGTCACTCTGAAGTTGAAACACCAGTTGATTGTTATTCAAATGGACAGGTGGCTCTCATGGGTGAGAAAAAGCGTGAGGAAGAGACTGATGATCGAGATAAACATTGGAAATTCATAGATTGGTTCTGTGGCTTTAGAAGTAGAAACATGAATGAAAGAGCCATCCAAGATACGGAGGAAGAGACTCTCTGTTTACAAATGTTGGAAGAGACTCCGAAAGTTAAACTATTACTAAATATTGGACTGTTCTGTGTCTGTTCACTTGGAATATTCATGTTTGTCTATTTCTCTTTGTGA